The Neovison vison isolate M4711 chromosome 13, ASM_NN_V1, whole genome shotgun sequence genome includes a region encoding these proteins:
- the IDH3A gene encoding isocitrate dehydrogenase [NAD] subunit alpha, mitochondrial isoform X1: MRDCAVLPLLSSRRQEGGDGGPRVDLQGLSAAGGVPQPKPGDQRFCWWCDGIGPEISAAVMKIFDAAKAPIQWEERNVTAIQGPGGKWMIPPEAKESMDKNKMGLKGPLKTPIAAGHPSMNLLLRKTFDLYANVRPCVSIEGYKTPYTDVNIVTIRENTEGEYSGIEHVIVDGVVQSIKLITEEASRRIAEFAFEYARNNHRSNVTAVHKANIMRMSDGLFLQKCREVAENCKDIKFNEMYLDTVCLNMVQDPSQFDVLVMPNLYGDILSDLCAGLIGGLGVTPSGNIGANGVAIFESVHGTAPDIAGKDMANPTALLLSAVMMLRHMGLFDHAARVEAACFATIKDGKSLTKDLGGNAKCSDFTDEICRRVRDLD, from the exons ATGCGCGACTGCGCAGTGCTGCCGCTGCTGTCGTCGCGGCGCCAGGAGGGAGGCGATGGCGGGCCCCGCGTGGATCTCCAAG GTCTCTCGGCTGCTGGGGGCGTTCCACAACCCAAACCAGGTGACCAGAGGTTTTGCTGGTGGT GCGACGGCATCGGCCCCGAGATCTCGGCTGCCGTGATGAAGATTTTTGATGCTGCCAAA GCGCCCATTCAGTGGGAGGAGCGGAATGTCACGGCCATCCAAGGACCCGGAGGAAAGTGGATGATCCCTCCCGAAGCCAAAGAGTCCATGGACAAGAACAAGATGGGCTTGAAAG GCCCTTTAAAGACCCCAATAGCAGCTGGTCACCCATCTATGAATTTATTGCTGCGGAAAACGTTCGACCTCTATGCGAACGTCCGTCCGTGCGTCTCCATCGAGGGCTATAAGACCCCTTACACCGACGTGAACATCGTCACCATCCGGGAGAACACGGAAGGCGAGTACAGCGGCATCGAGCACGTG ATCGTGGACGGGGTTGTGCAGAGCATCAAGCTCATTACCGAGGAGGCCAGCAGGCGCATCGCGGAGTTCGCCTTCGAGTACGCCCGCAACAACCACCGGAGCAACGTCACGGCCGTGCACAAAGCCAACATCAT GCGAATGTCAGATGGGCTTTTTCTGCAGAAATGCAGGGAAGTTGCTGAAAACTGTAAAGATATTAAGTTTAATGAGATGTACCTTGATACGGTGTGTCTGAAT ATGGTCCAGGACCCGTCGCAGTTCGACGTCCTCGTTATGCCGAATCTGTACGGAGACATCCTCAG TGACCTGTGTGCGGGACTGATTGGAGGTCTTGGTGTGACACCAAGTGGCAACATTGGAGCCAACGGGGTCGCGATCTTCGAGTCG GTTCACGGCACCGCCCCGGACATCGCAGGCAAGGACATGGCCAACCCCACGGCCCTCCTGCTCAGCGCCGTCATGATGCTGCGGCACATGGGCCTTTTCGACCACGCGGCGAGGGTGGAGGCCGCGTGCTTTGCCACGATTAAGGACGGGAAG AGCTTAACGAAAGATTTAGGAGGGAACGCAAAGTGCTCCGACTTCACGGACGAGATCTGTCGTCGAGTACGGGATCTGGACTGA
- the IDH3A gene encoding isocitrate dehydrogenase [NAD] subunit alpha, mitochondrial isoform X2, with translation MAGPAWISKVSRLLGAFHNPNQVTRGFAGGVQTVTLIPGDGIGPEISAAVMKIFDAAKAPIQWEERNVTAIQGPGGKWMIPPEAKESMDKNKMGLKGPLKTPIAAGHPSMNLLLRKTFDLYANVRPCVSIEGYKTPYTDVNIVTIRENTEGEYSGIEHVIVDGVVQSIKLITEEASRRIAEFAFEYARNNHRSNVTAVHKANIMRMSDGLFLQKCREVAENCKDIKFNEMYLDTVCLNMVQDPSQFDVLVMPNLYGDILSDLCAGLIGGLGVTPSGNIGANGVAIFESVHGTAPDIAGKDMANPTALLLSAVMMLRHMGLFDHAARVEAACFATIKDGKSLTKDLGGNAKCSDFTDEICRRVRDLD, from the exons ATGGCGGGCCCCGCGTGGATCTCCAAG GTCTCTCGGCTGCTGGGGGCGTTCCACAACCCAAACCAGGTGACCAGAGGTTTTGCTGGTGGT GTTCAGACAGTCACTCTAATTCCAGGCGACGGCATCGGCCCCGAGATCTCGGCTGCCGTGATGAAGATTTTTGATGCTGCCAAA GCGCCCATTCAGTGGGAGGAGCGGAATGTCACGGCCATCCAAGGACCCGGAGGAAAGTGGATGATCCCTCCCGAAGCCAAAGAGTCCATGGACAAGAACAAGATGGGCTTGAAAG GCCCTTTAAAGACCCCAATAGCAGCTGGTCACCCATCTATGAATTTATTGCTGCGGAAAACGTTCGACCTCTATGCGAACGTCCGTCCGTGCGTCTCCATCGAGGGCTATAAGACCCCTTACACCGACGTGAACATCGTCACCATCCGGGAGAACACGGAAGGCGAGTACAGCGGCATCGAGCACGTG ATCGTGGACGGGGTTGTGCAGAGCATCAAGCTCATTACCGAGGAGGCCAGCAGGCGCATCGCGGAGTTCGCCTTCGAGTACGCCCGCAACAACCACCGGAGCAACGTCACGGCCGTGCACAAAGCCAACATCAT GCGAATGTCAGATGGGCTTTTTCTGCAGAAATGCAGGGAAGTTGCTGAAAACTGTAAAGATATTAAGTTTAATGAGATGTACCTTGATACGGTGTGTCTGAAT ATGGTCCAGGACCCGTCGCAGTTCGACGTCCTCGTTATGCCGAATCTGTACGGAGACATCCTCAG TGACCTGTGTGCGGGACTGATTGGAGGTCTTGGTGTGACACCAAGTGGCAACATTGGAGCCAACGGGGTCGCGATCTTCGAGTCG GTTCACGGCACCGCCCCGGACATCGCAGGCAAGGACATGGCCAACCCCACGGCCCTCCTGCTCAGCGCCGTCATGATGCTGCGGCACATGGGCCTTTTCGACCACGCGGCGAGGGTGGAGGCCGCGTGCTTTGCCACGATTAAGGACGGGAAG AGCTTAACGAAAGATTTAGGAGGGAACGCAAAGTGCTCCGACTTCACGGACGAGATCTGTCGTCGAGTACGGGATCTGGACTGA